One part of the Vicia villosa cultivar HV-30 ecotype Madison, WI linkage group LG6, Vvil1.0, whole genome shotgun sequence genome encodes these proteins:
- the LOC131612356 gene encoding cytochrome P450 CYP94D108-like: MELFSLQSFFISILSILFFYLSLCFFTISNKPGFKTYPLLGALPSFISNRHRFLEWSTQVLRACPTNTAVFCRPGRIHGVLTANPDNIQHILKTKFENYPKGERFISFLQDFLGTGIFNSDGDLWKLQRKTASYEFNTKSLRNFIIENVTVETQTRLIPILSKAAEKNNILDLQDILECFAFDNVCKLAFNVDPECLSGDGPAGNASFMRAFEDAAVLSSGRFMSLFPMLWKVQKILNVGAEGRLKQSIATVHKFADEIIRSRMEEKNGSRKGEDLLSRFIATMVLNCEEASPEFLRDIVISFILAGRDTTSAALSWFFWILSSRIDVKEKVMKEIETVRSRSGDKMAVFGFEELREMQYLHAAITEAMRLYPPVPVDTKACLNDDVLPDGTRMKKDWFISYHTYAMGRMESVWGEDCNEYKPERWLENEEGEGGVGVCRSESPFKFPVFHAGPRMCLGKEMAYIQMKSIAASVMERFEVVAVEKEKIPEHVLSLTLRMKNGLPVRVQVR, from the exons ATGGAACTCTTCTCCCTCCAATCATTTTTCATATCCATTTTATCTATTCTCTTCTTCTATCTCTCCCTTTGTTTCTTCACCATATCAAACAAACCCGGCTTCAAAACCTACCCTCTCCTCGGAGCTTTACCCTCATTCATCTCAAACCGCCACCGCTTCCTCGAATGGTCTACCCAAGTCCTCCGCGCCTGTCCCACCAACACCGCCGTATTCTGCCGCCCTGGCAGAATCCACGGTGTCCTAACAGCCAACCCAGATAACATACAACACATCTTAAAAACCAAATTCGAAAACTATCCGAAAGGCGAAAGATTCATCTCTTTCCTCCAAGATTTTCTCGGCACAGGAATCTTTAACTCCGACGGTGATCTCTGGAAGCTTCAGAGAAAAACCGCCAGCTACGAATTCAACACGAAGTccttaagaaacttcatcatcgaAAATGTAACAGTAGAAACACAAACTAGGCTCATTCCGATTCTCTCCAAAGCAGCGGAGAAAAATAACATCCTTGATTTGCAGGATATCTTAGAATGTTTCGCATTCGATAACGTTTGCAAACTCGCCTTCAACGTCGATCCTGAATGTCTCAGCGGTGACGGACCCGCCGGAAACGCCTCATTCATGCGCGCATTCGAAGACGCCGCAGTGTTAAGCTCCGGAAGATTCATGTCCCTTTTCCCAATGTTATGGAAAGTGCAAAAAATTCTCAACGTCGGAGCAGAAGGGAGATTGAAACAATCAATCGCAACCGTCCATAAATTCGCTGACGAGATCATACGGTCAAGAATGGAAGAGAAAAACGGTTCCAGAAAAGGTGAAGATTTACTATCACGTTTCATCGcaaccatggttttaaattgcg AAGAAGCTTCGCCGGAGTTTCTACGTGATATTGTAATAAGCTTTATTCTAGCGGGACGCGATACGACTTCTGCTGCATTGAGTTGGTTTTTCTGGATCCTATCTTCTAGGATCGATGTTAAAGAGAAAGTAATGAAAGAAATCGAAACGGTGCGTTCAAGAAGTGGCGACAAAATGGCTGTGTTTGGTTTTGAGGAGTTGAGGGAGATGCAATACTTACACGCGGCGATTACGGAGGCGATGAGATTGTATCCTCCGGTTCCGGTTGATACGAAGGCGTGTTTGAACGACGATGTTTTGCCGGACGGGACTAGAATGAAGAAAGATTGGTTTATTTCTTACCATACTTATGCTATGGGGAGAATGGAGAGTGTGTGGGGGGAAGATTGTAATGAGTATAAACCTGAGAGGTGGTTGGAGAATGAGGAGGGTGAGGGTGGTGTTGGTGTTTGTAGAAGTGAGAGTCCGTTTAAGTTTCCGGTGTTTCATGCGGGGCCTAGGATGTGTTTGGGGAAGGAAATGGCGTATATTCAGATGAAGAGTATTGCAGCTTCTGTGATGGAGAGGTTTGAGGTTGTTGCGGTGGAGAAAGAGAAGATTCCTGAACATGTTTTGTCTTTGACATTGAGGATGAAAAATGGGTTGCCTGTGAGGGTGCAAGTGAGGTAA